The Opitutus sp. ER46 DNA window GGCGCGGAGTCCCTTCACGTAGCGCAGCCCGAGCCGGATGGTGGCAGGGTCGTCCACGGTGCAGTTCCAGTCGGAGGCGGTGACGCAGACCGGCCGGATCTTTAGCCCGTGGCGGCGGGCGTCCTGCAGGATCGTGGCGGGCGCGTAGAAGCCCATGGGCTGGTTGTTGAGCAGGCTCGCGGTGAACTCGGCGGGATGGTGGAGCTTCAACCAGGTGCTGGCGTAGGCGAGCAGGGCGAAGCTGATGGCGTGGGACTCGGGGAAGCCGTAGGCGGCGAACGAGAGGGCGGACTCGCTGACCCGGCGGACGACGTTCTCGTTGTGGCCGGCCGCCCGCAGGGCGGCGCAGAGCTTGGCCAGCGCGCGATCGAGCCGTTCGGGGTGGCGCGTGAAGCCCATGGCGCGGCGAAGCTCCTCGGCTTCGCTGCCATTGAAGTGAGCGAGCTTCATCGAGAGCTCGAGCATCTGCTCCTGAAACAGAATGACGCCGCTGGTGCGCTTGAGGATGGGCTTCACGATCGCGGCGACGCTCGGATCGATCCAGTCCGGCTGTTCCTCGCGGCGGCGGCGGCGGATGAGCGGATGGGCAAGGTTGCCGACGATCGGGCCGGGGCGGACGATCGCAACCTGCATGGCGACGTCGTAGAATGTCCGCGGCTGGAAGCGCGGCAGCGTGGCCATCTGGGCGCGGCTCTCGATCTGGAACACGCCGATGGTGTCGGCGGCGCGCATGGCCCGGTATACGGCGCGGTCGTTCTGCGGAATCTGATACAGCTCGAGCGGGTGTTCGCGCTGCGCGCACAGGGCAAAGGTGTCCTGGAGGACGGCCATCATGCCCAGCCCGAGAAAGTCGACCTTCACAATGCCGAGGTCCTCGCAGTCGTCCTTGTCCCACTGGCAGACGATGCGGCCGGGCATGGAGGCGTTTTCGAGGGGGACGACCGAGGACAACTGGCCCTGGCAGATGACCATGCCGCCGGAGTGCTGGCCGAGATGGCGCGGCAGCCCGTGGACCTTCCCATAGAGGGAGGCGAGGGCTTCGGCGCGCGGGTGCTGGGTGGCGATGCCGGCCAGGCCGAGCTGCTGCTTGAGCTCGAGGGTCTCCGGAAAATCGCCGTTGGCGTAGAGGCTGGAAAATCGGTCGAGGGCATCGTCGCCGAAGCCGAGGACCTTGCCGAGTTCGCGGATGGTGCTGCGGCCACGGTAGGTGATGACGTTGGCGGTCATCGAGGCGCCGCGCGGGGCATAGCGCTGGTAGATCTCCTGGATCACGCGCTCGCGCAGGTCGCCGCTCGGGAGGTCGAGATCGATGTCGGGCCACGAAGGATGGCCGTCGGCGCCGACGCGCCCCTCGCTGAGGAAGCGCTCGAAGAGGAGGCGGCACTTGATGGGATCGACGGCGGTGACGCGCAGCGCGTAGCAGACGAGGCTGTTGGCGGCGCTGCCCCGGCCCTGGACGAGGATGTGCTGCTCGCGGCAGAACCGGCAGATATCCCAGACGATGAGAAAGTAGCCGCTGAACCCGAGCTTGGTGATGAGCGCGAGTTCCTTCTCGAGCTGGCGGCGGATGCGCGGCGTGATCCGGCTGTAGCGCTCGCGGCAGCCGGCGTAGGCGCATTCGCGGAGGAAGCTCGGCATGGTGTGGCCGGGTGGCACGGGGTATTCAGGAAACCGGTACCCGAGATCGCGGAGGCTGAAGGTGACGCGCTCGGCGAGCCGGCTGGTGTTGGCGAGCGCCTCCGGCAGGTCGGGGAAGAGCGCCGCCATCTCCGCGGCGGATTTCACCTGTCGGTTGTCGTTGCGCGAAAGCCGGCAGCCGGCGGCGTCGAGGGTGGTGTGGTGGCGCAGGCAGGTGAAGACGTCGGCGACCGGGCGGGCCGAGCGCGTGGCGTAGGTCACGCCGCCGGTGGCGAGCAAGGGCAGCCGCCGGGCGGCGGCGAGGTCGCGCAGGAAACGCAGCTCGCGTTCCTCGCCCCGCACCCGGTGCCGCTGTACTTCCAGGAACAGCCGGTCGGGCCCGAAGATCGTGAGGAGCGGGTCGAGGGCAGCGGAGGCGGCGGCGGCGCCCTGCGTGCGCCACGCGCGGCGGACGGGGCCCTCCTCGTCGCCAGTGAGGGCGATCAGGCCGTCGGAGAAACGTGCGAGTTCATCCCACGTGGCGAAGCAAGGCCGTTTCCGTTCGGCAGGGGTGGGGCCGCTGTCGGGCGTGGGCGCGTGGCCCGGGCGCGGCGTGAGCTTGGCCTCGGTGATGAGCTGGCAGAGGTTCTGATAACCGCGCGGGGTGGCGGCGAGGAGCGGGACGACGGCGCCGTCGAGCAAGGTGATCTCGGCGCCGACGAGCGCGCGCAGGCCGTTTTCCCGGGCGGGGCCAAAGAGGCGGGGCGCGCCGTAGACGCCGTCGCGGTCGAGGAGCGCGAGGGCGGGGAGCTGCTGCGCCGCGGCGGCCTTCGCGAGGTCCTCGGGATTCGAGGCGCCGCGAAGGAAGCTGAAGGCGCTGCGGGCATGCAGTTCGACGTACGACATGGGCGGCCGCCATGGGGCGACGTGTACAGGTGTACACGTCGCCCGGCTCAGGGCAACCCGCCGTTTAAAACCGGGGGCGGCGAGGGAAGGAAACCTGTAATTTAATCACCCATTGCCCAAGCACTTGTCGGAATAGTATCCGGACAAATTCCGTGTCGGCGCGGGTGGCTGGCGGCCCGGGAAGGCCGATGCCGGAAACAAGAAAGGCCGGGAATTACCCCGGCCCTCTTGGCTGGCGTTGGCCGCCAGGATGCAACTCAGGCCGCGCGTTACGGGGCCTCGTAGACTTCGACCAGGGCCACGCCGGTGGCGTTCTCTTTGGCGCTGCGGACCACGGCGGTGTAGCCGCCGGCGGGGAGCGTCAGAAGCAACGCGGCGTCTTTCGATCCCGCCAGCAGATTGAAGGCCCATACGTTCCTGGTGACGCTGATGAGTTCATTGTTGGTGCCATCCCAGTTGTCGCACGTGATGAACGGCGCATTCTCACCCGCGCGATAGACATCCAGAATCGGGTCCTCAAGGACCCCCGGGACGCTGAGGTCCGCCAGGCGCGGGCCGATCGCGCGGATAAGCACGCGTTTCGGCGTGCTGCCGCTGATATAGAAGCCGGCGGTGAGGATGCCGGCGGCGCCGCCCACATCCGCCCGGGCCGAGATGTTCACGATGCGCGGGGTGGCAGACGTGAAGGTGGTGCTGGTGTCGTACATTTCGACCAGGGCGGCGCCGGAGCTGTTGGCGGCGTTGCCGGTCACCTGAACGGTGTAGCGCTCGGGGGCCAGGGACTGGAGCACGGCTGCGTCGAGGCTGGTCGTGGAGAAGAACGGGAAGGCATACACGGCGGTACCGGCGCGAACGATCTCGGGGTTCCCTGCCCAGCCGGCGTTATACCCAATGGTGTTGGCTGCCGCGTCGAGCACGCGGAGGACGGGGTCGGGCAGACTGCCGGGAACGCCCAAGACCTTCTCCAGGGAGGGGCCGCTGGCACGCATCAGGAGCGGAAGCTTGCTCCCGGCGGCGCCTCCGCCGATCACGACACCCGCGGTGAGCGGGGCGGCGGCCGAGCCGGAGCGCGAAAGAATGGAGACATTCGCGATCCGGGGCGTGACGTCGGCTTGGGGGAGCGAGAGCGGCAGTTCGGCGCTGGTTACGGTGCCCTGGGACCCGGTGACGCGGACGGTGTATTTGCCGACGTCGCCGGCGGTGATCGATGCGATCACGTAGCGGGCCGAGGTGGCGCCGGTGATGGCCTGGCCGTCCTTGTACCACTGGAACGTGAGCGGACCGTCGCCGGTGGCGGCAGCGCGCAGGGTCGTGGTGTTGCCCAGCGCGGCATAGATGGATGCCGGATACACACTGGCGGTCAGCGTGGTGGCCTGGGCGCGGCCGGTGCGGCTGGCGTTCTGCCGGGCTTGCGGCCAGGAACCGCCGGCGGCGGAGGCGCCGATGTCGAAGGCGTACAGCTTGAAATCGTAGCTGCCGACGTAGAGGGAGGTGCCGGCGATCAGCGGGCTGGACCGGATCCGGGATCCGGTGGCCCAGATGCGGCGCAGAGCGCCATTGGCGGTGATGGCGTAGAGTTTGCCGTCGTACGCGCCCACGTAGATCACGCCGTTGGCATCGATCGCCGGGGTGCAGGCGAGGATGGAGTCGGCGCACTGGTACGCCCAGACGGGCACGCCGCTGGCGGCGTTGACGGCTTCGAGGCGGCCCTCGGAGGTGGCGATGTACACGGTCTTCCCGTCGGCGCTGAGCACGGGAGAGCTGCTGAGGCTGTTGGTCGCGGTCGCCGCGATGTGGCTCCAGCGGAGGGTGCCGGCGGAGGTGAGGGACAGGAGCGTGGCGTTCGAGTACGTCGCAAAGTAGATGTTGCCCTGGGCGTCGATGGCCGGCGTGGAGAACGTGTCGGCGTCGAGGGCGTACTTCCATTTCTGCGTGCCATCGGCATTGATGGCGTAGAGCGCGCGGTTGACGTCGGAACCCTGGTAGATCGTGCCGTCGGCGGCGATCACGGGGCTGGCGAAGGTGGTCGTGCCGGTGGCGAACGTCCACTTGCTGGTGCCGTCGGTGGGTTTGAGGGCGTGGAGGTTACCATCAAATACCTGGACGTAGAGCGTGCCATCGGCCGCGATGGCGATGCCGCCGGTGGGCGTGCTGGCGAAGGAGCGCTTCCACTTGAGGGTCCCGGTGGGCGTCAGGGCGAGCACCTCGTTGTCGAGGGTGGACTGATAGATGGTGCCATCGGCGCCGATCGCGGGCGGAGCGATGCTCATGCCGGAGGTGGTGGCGTAACTCCACTTCAGGGTGCCGTCAGGGTTGAGGGCGACGAGCCGGCTGTCGGCCAATCCGCAACCCACATAGAGCGTGCCATCGGGGGCGATGGCCGGGCTGGTCGTGACGATGCCGCTGTTCGTGACGAACTGCCAATCGGAGTCGACGAGCGAAAGGACGGCGGTGCCCAGGTAGGTGCCGCGCGACTGGACTTTCAGGTAGTAGGTGGTGCCGGAGACGGCTTGGAACGTGCACAGGCTGTCTGTGTTGATGTAGCTGCTGTCGGCGCTGTCGTCGTTGGCCGTCACGAGCGTCAACTGGTCGATCGCCGAGCCCGTGTAGATCGCGAGCATGGGATCGAAATCGAACGAGTAGACGGAAACCTGGAAGCGGCCCGATTGGGGAGCGGTCCACTTGTACCAGACGGAGCCGAGCCCGGCCCGATCGAGGATCTTGGGCTCGTTGGCCTGCAGGGAGGCGGTGCTGTTGTCGAGGGTGACTTGGGCGCTGACACCCCCGAGCGGGGCGGCGTTCTCGAAATCGTCGTTGGCAACGACCTTGGCGAAGTTGAGTTGGGTGTAGCCGGCGGCGCCGCGAGCGAGACTGGCGACGAAGTAACAGGTGGTGCCGGCGTTGACGGTGAAGCTGACGGAACTGGTCTTGCTGGTGCCGTCGTCGTCGTTGGAGGCGATGCGGGTGAGCGTGGACGAGGCAGGCGTGCCGGTGGTGATCGTGCCGGTGTACACATCGAGGCCGGTGTCCACCGCGCTCCCAACGGTGTTGAGGATGTATTTGCCGGTGGCGGGGGCGGTCCAGCGCCACCAGAGCGGTCGCGAACCGATGTGCGTGGGCTCGCCGGTGGGGGTGGGGATGGTTGTGGCGGAGGTGGCGCTGCTGGCGCGCAGCGAGAAGGTGGTGCCGGTCACGGTGGCGGCATGGTCGGCGTTGAGGTTGAACGGCAGCGGATCGGCCATGAGGGCGCCGTAGAGATCGAGGCGGGCGCCGGTGAGGGCGTAGTCGCGAAGCTCGGCGACGCGTTCGGCGCCGCGCAGCAGGCGGTTGATGATGTCGCGGTAGCTGTCGTTCGGATACTGTTCGCGCAGCAGGGCGATGGTGCCGGTGACGAAAGGCGTGGCCATCGAGGTGCCACCGGCGGTGGCCATGCCGGTGGAGCTGTTGTTGTAAGTCGACCGGATGGAGGTGCCGGGGGCAAAGAGATCGACGCGCGCGCCGTAGCAGGAACTCGAGGCCCGGAGGTCGGAGGCGTCGGAGTTTCCGACGGCGACGATGTTGTCGAGAAGGTAATTGGACGGGTAGTGGGGGGCGACCTCGTTGTCCGTGCCGGTGTTGCCGGCGGAGCAGACGACGATGACGCCGGCGTCGCGGGCCGCCTTCAGGGCGGTGTAGAACGCGCTGGAGTAGCTCGTCCCGCCGAAGCTGCAGTTGATGACCTTGGCGCCGTGGGCGATGGCGTAGTTCAGGCAGGCGATGGAGTCGCTGGTGTACGCGTTGCCCTCATCGTTCATGTTTCTGAGCACCATGAGCTGCGCGCGCCACGCGACGCCGCTGACGTTGAGGCCATTGTTGCCGCGCGCGCAGATGATGCCGGCGACGTGCGAGCCGTGGCCGGTTTGATCGTTCAGGTCGACGCCGCGCACGCCCTCCATCGAGCTCATGCCGTTGATATCACCAAAGGTCGGCGCCGGGTTCTGCCAGAGGTTGGGCGTGAGGTCGAGGTGGTCGGTGCGGATGCCGCTGTCGATGAGTCCGACGATGACGTTGGGGGCATCGTGGATCACGTCCCACCCCAGGGTGGCGTTGATGTCGCGGCCAGGAATGGAGCCCGTGAGCTGGCCGGTGTTGCTGAGGCCCCACTGGGTGTAGAAGTAGGTGTCGTTCGGCACCGTGGCGTCCGCCTGCATCACGTAGTCGGGCTCGACGTACTCATAGCGGCCGGTCGCCTTCAGGCGGGCGATGGCGTCGGGGACGGATTCACCCTTGGCGACGCGGAGCACGCGCAGGTCGCCGAGGCTGCTGAAACGCTGGCGGATCTCGAGACCCTCGTCCCGCTCTGCCCGGTCAGCCTGGCTAAGGGCGTCGGCGCGGGGCTTGGCCAGGATGTTCCGGTCGTGATGAAGGGCGCGGCTCGCCGACCGCAAGCCGCCATCGGTTGCGGCGGCGTTTGCGAACGCCGCGAGCGAACAGAGAACAATCAGGACAGCAGTGAGCTGGCGTAGCATGGTGCGTGAAATTGGCGTTGACGCTGCGCCGTCGTCGAAGGCGAGGCGAGTCACGGAAGTGACAGAATGTTAGTAAAAGTCAGACGGCTCGGCTCGGCGCGGCTGCGCCGCGCCGAAGTGAGAGTGAAAGTGATGGTGAAAGTGCGATGCGAGGGACGGGCGAGGAGAAGCAACGAGGCGATGGACAGGAGGGCTGCAATTATAATTAACGTAGCATCAACGTCTAAGCGGATAATGTCCGGATACTCGGAATAATGTCCGGATACTCGGCGAGCGCGTCGGTCGAAGGGCGTCGGAACCAAGTGACCTGATGCGAGGCTGATCCCGGCGCGGGGTGCGGGAGAAGCCGGCAGATTAAAGTGACGAAGCGGAAACGCGTTCCGCGGACTCAGGCGCGGTTGAGCCAGGCGGCGAAGGCGAGGTCGTCGAGGATCGTAGTGCCGGCCTGGTACTCGGGAGCGAGCAGGTCGCGGTAGCCGGCGTCGGTGAAGCGACGGCAGTGCAGGAGGACGCGGGCGCGGTGGCCGGGGGCGCGGACGAGCCGGCCGAGCGCCTGGTTCACCTTGGTCATGCCCGGGATCTGATAGACCTGTCGGAAGGCGGCGTCGCGCGATAGGCCCTGGCGCGCGGCCTCGGCCAGGCGGGCGCGTTGGACGGCGTTCACCTCGGGGAGGGCGGGCCCGATGATCATGGCGTGGCTGATGCGGCCGCCGAGGACGTCAATGCTTTCGGCAAAGCTGGAACCCAGGACCAGGAAAAGCGCGTCGGCCTGGCTTAATGATTCCTCAACCCAGGCGCCTTGGGCGGCGAGGTCGCGCACCTTGGGTTGCACGGCGACGCGGAACTCAGGCGTGCTGGTCGCGAGTTCCTGGCGGATGGCGTCGGCGTAGGCGTACGACGGGAAGAAGACGGCCACGGGCGTGTGCGCGGCGTCCTGGAGCGCGACGACCGTGGCGCCGGTCTCTGGGTAGAAGCGCGAGCGGTGCTGAAAGGTGGTGTCGACGCGCGCGTCGAACGCGACGTCGTACGTGCCGTCGCGCCACGGTGCATGGGCGCGCAGGTGGGTGGGCGTGGCGGCATCGCGCGCCTCCTCGACACGCAGCAGTTGGGCGGCGGTGGTGAGCTGCTTGTAGAGCTTGCGCGTGGTACGCTTGTTCAGCTCGCCGAGGCGCTCGGGCAAGGGTTGGGCGGGCTCCGGCGAGGGCGCGGATTTGATTACGGGCGCGGCCTCGCGGGCGAGACCGCAGGCGGCGGCGAACCCGTCGACCGGAGTCAACGTCGCGCTGGCGAGGACGACGCCGCCGAACTCCCGCAAGGTCGCGCCAATCGCGGGCGCGGCATCCAGGCACGTGAGGGCGAGCTCGGCGCCGCGCGGGCTCCACCAGAGCCGGGGGAGCGTCGACTGCTCGAGTTCGTCGAGGAGCGCGGGCACGGACCAGAGGGCGTCGGCGGCGTAGGGGCCGAGCGCGGCGTAATCGAGCTGGCCGGTGGAGACGTGCTTGGCGATCTCGCCCAGCAGATGGCGGGCATCGTCCTCATCGTCGGCGGAAAGTCCGTCGCTCGGGCGGAGGTGGTGCAGGAAGTGGCACCAGTGGTCCCAGGCGGAGAGGAGGCTGGCCGGCGGGCGGATGCGATTGAGATCCTCGCGCACGGTGTAGGCGTCGGTGGCGGTGAACCCGTGCGAGTAGGCGTCGGCGACGCGGTTGGGCAGGTTGTGCGCCTCGTCGACGAGCAGGAGCGTGCGCGCGGGAAGGAAGCCCGGCTGGTCGTAGAACAACCCGCGGTTGCCGGGCGCGAAGACGTAGTTGTAGTCGCCGATCCACACGTCGTTGAACGCGAGGGCGGCGCGCGTGATCTCGTACGGGCAGATGCGGGCCTCGCGACCGGCGGCGCGCAACGTCTCGAGGTCCCGCGCGTGCTGTTCGTCGAGGTAGAAGCGCGCCAGGCCGCTGCGGCCCCAGCGCTCGGGCGCGCCGGCGAGGTACTGGCAGTTGTCGCGCACGCAATGGAACGTCGCGTTGACGCAATGCTCGCCCTTGTTGCGCACGTGCCAGACGGCGACGGGCGTTGCCCGGACCGGGGCGGCGGCCGTACCGCCTGGTTGCGCGAGGTCAGGTGTCGGCGCGACGGCGGCACCGGGGGCCGCGGGGCTTTCCTCGGGCGCGGTCATCCGCCCCAGGGTGTCCACGACCTGGATCTGGCCCGTGGACTTGCTCGTGAGGTAGAGGACGCGGTCGAAGTGGCCGGAGCGCAGTTGCCCGAGGGCGAACTCCAGCATGACGCCGGTCTTGCCGAAGCCGGTGGGCGCCTCGAAGAGCACGAGCGGCCGCTGCTCGAACGTGGTCGTGAGCTCGGTGAGCGTGGTCTCCTGGCCGGGGCGGGGCGAGGGAAACGGCGGACGGTAGCGAAGCCCGCGCAGGCGTTCGCGCGCGCGGAGGCGCAGGTTAAGAAACTCGACGACGCGCTCGAGCTGCGCGGTGAACAGGGCGTCCTCGGCGCTCGCGAGCGTGAGCGTCTGCACGAGCCCCGCGCTGGTTTCGACGAAGACCAGTTCGCCGCGGAGGACGGTCGCGGTGTCACCGGGGAGAAAGGCGTCGGCGGCGGGCGTGGCGGCGCGCAGCAGCCCGCTGCGGCCGAGCGCGAGATACGTGGCGATCTGAACGAAGTAGTCGGGGTAGTCGCGCCGTAGCTCGGTTTCGTCAGCGGGAAGCGGCCGCGTGACGGACTTGATCTCGCGGAGAATGACCGGACGCGTGGCCGCGGCGCGGCGGGCGCGGTGCGTCGACGCCGCCGCGCCAGCCGCCGACGCGGTCTCCGGCGGCGGGCCGCTGTCTGCGGGTGGCGCCGGCGGCTGGATGAGCTGATCGATCCGGCCGGTGAGCGTTAGCGTCCAGCCGCGGTGGGCGACCTGGCCGGTGATCGGGATCTCGAACGTGGCGGCGGCGCCGTGCTCGGCGGTCGCGCGGGTGCGCAGTTCGTTGTGCCAGTGCGTGCCGAGGTGAGCGCGCCAGATGCCGCCGCCCACGCCATCACCGGACTCGCGCGGGCCGAGCGTGAATGAGGAAAACTCGCCGACGCCCAGCGCGGCTGTGCGTTTGTCCAAATCGAAATTCATCCGGCGACGATGATCTCCGTGTGGCCGCGCAGATAATCTTCGAGTCGCCGCTGCAGGTGGGCGACCATCTCGGCGGGCGTGGCCTGCTCGGCGAGCGGGCGGTTGAGCAGGGCGGTCAGCGCGGCGCGATCGGCGGACGGGAGGGTGGGGAACCACTGCTCCTTGAGCGGGTAGCCTTCGTCACGGGCAAACCGATACAGCCCCTTCAGGTACACGATGTCGGGCCGGTCGCTGGCGGCGAAGGCGGCGAACACGGTGCGGAGGAGCGCGCCGACCTGCGGGCGGCTGTCCTCGTGCACGGGGTTGCGGGCGATGAGCGTGGCGAGCGCGCACGCGAGGCGGAGAGACTCGTAGCTGCGGCCGATGTCGGGGTGACGCGTCAGCAGGCGGGCTTCCTTGAGAAAGTAGGTGCGTCCCTGGTTGGAGGTCTCGAGCCCGAGGGCGGCCTCGTCGAAGAGGTCAAGGGCGGGGTTGGTGCCGGGTTTCTTCGCGATGCGCTGGAGCACGGCGAGGTTGCCGTGCTCCGGCGAGAAAACCGTGAGCGTCTGGAACGAGTCGCCGGGCGGGTACTTCAGCAGAATGAAGCCCTCGGTCTGGAGCGATTGCGCGGGCACGGGACGGGCGGGAAACGGAGACCGGCGCGGGGGCGGCGACCTAGGCCAGCGGGGTGGCGGCGGGCGGGTTCGTGACGACGGTCGGGGCTTCGTGGCTGCCGGGAGCCGCCGGGATGACGGCACCCCCGGAGATGACCATCTTCATGCCCTCGCCGACGCTCATCTCGAGTTCCACGATGTCCTGGCGCGGGACCATGATGAGGAAGCCGCTGGTGGGATTGGGCGTGGTGGGAATGAACACGGTCCAGAGCTCGGCTCCGGCCATGCGGTGGGGTTCGCCCTGCGCTTTGTTGGTCAGGAAGCCGATGCTCCAGAGCCCCTTCCGCGGAAACTCCACGAGGACGACCTTGTTGAACAGGTTCCGGTTCTGGCCGCCGAAGGTCTGGACGATCTGCTTTACCGACTGGTAGAGACCGCCGATGCCGGGGATGCGATGGATGGCCCGCTCGGCGATGCTGAAAAAGAATTTACCGAGGACGTAGTTGGACAGGTAGCCCAGCGCGGTGATGAGCAGGATGACAACGATGGTGCCAAGGAAGTCCCAGAAGAACGGGATGGTCTGCAGCGGTTGCGGCAGGTAGCGCTCGTACATCGGACGGAAGGTGCCGCCGACGATGTCGATGATCTTGCTGAATGCCCAAACGGTGACGATCAGCGGTGCCAGCAACAGGAGCCCCGAGAGGAACGCGTTGCGGAACGTGATGAGGCGGGACGGAGACTCGGGCGTTTCGGCCATGGATGCTCGGAAGGTATCTGCGGGGGTTCTGAACGCACGGAAAAACTCGGTGCCGGAGGCGAGGGGGGAGGCGATGCGGCAAGCGACGTTTGGCCCCTGAATGTTACAATTCGGTGACGAGCCATGGCGGGGCTTGGCGAGGGTGGCGGCAGGAGCGCAACGTGCCTTCCTCCAGCTTACTTCCATGACGCTCTTCCTTCTGGTGCTTTTGGCGTCCCTTGTCTTCGAGTACATCAACGGCTTTCACGACACCGCGAATGCCATCGCCACGGTCGTGTCCACCAAGGTCCTCGGCCCCCGGGAGGCGGTGCTCTGGGCGGCGTTCTGGAATCTGTTTGGCGCGCTGATGGGCACGGCGGTGGCGTCGACGATCGGCAAAGGGCTGGTCGACACGCAGTACATCACAATGGCGACGGTGCTGGCGGCGCTGCTGAGCGCGATCGTGTGGGGGCTGTTCACGTGGTGGCTGGGGCTGCCCTCGAGTTCGAGCCATGCGCTGGTGGGCGGGCTGTGCGGGGCGGCGGTGGGAACCTCGGGCGGACACTGGGCAGCGCTCAAGTGGTCGGTGGTGGACGCGGGCGGGCATCACGTGGGGCTGTGGCCGAAGATCGTGTTGCCGATGGTGACCTCGCCGCTGCTGGGTTTCCTGGGTGGGATGGTGCTGATGTTTCTGCTGACCGTGATCCTGCGGAAAGCGACGCCGCGGCTCGTCGGCATGATCTTTGGCAAGGCGCAGTTGGTGAGCGCCGGCTTCATGGGCTACAGCCATGGGTCGAACGATGCGCAGAAGACGATGGGCATCATCGCGCTCGCGCTCTTCACCGGGACGAACTCGGGCGCGTTTGCCGACCTGCCGCCGTGGCTGCATTTCCTCCGCACGCCCGAGTTCACGGTGCCGCGCTGGGTTATGCTCGCCTGTGCGCTGACGATGGCGGCGGGGACGGCGGCCGGCGGCTGGCGGATCATCCGGACGATGGGACACAAGATGGTGAAGCTGCAGCCGGTGCATGGCTTCGCGGCGGAGACCACGGCGGCCCTGGTGATTCACGGCGCGTCGACGATCGGTGTGCCGGTTTCCACCACGCACGTGATCTCGACCTCGATCATGGGCGTCGGCGCGACGAAGCGCCTGAGCGCGGTGAAGTGGGGCCTGGTGGGAAAGATCGTGTGGGCGTGGGTGTTGACGCTCCCGCTGACCGGTCTGCTCGGCTATGTGATTATGCGCCTGATGCAGGAGGCGGGCGTATGAGCGGAGGCGCGACGGCGGGGCGCCGGTTGCGGACGACGAAGCTTCGGGTAACCTGAAACCAAAGGAGGAAATCATGATCGTCGACCTGGCCATGCAGAAGGCCTTGGACCGTTACCACCAGGCGGGCATTCCCGGCCTGACGGAGGAGGAAAAGACCC harbors:
- a CDS encoding error-prone DNA polymerase yields the protein MSYVELHARSAFSFLRGASNPEDLAKAAAAQQLPALALLDRDGVYGAPRLFGPARENGLRALVGAEITLLDGAVVPLLAATPRGYQNLCQLITEAKLTPRPGHAPTPDSGPTPAERKRPCFATWDELARFSDGLIALTGDEEGPVRRAWRTQGAAAASAALDPLLTIFGPDRLFLEVQRHRVRGEERELRFLRDLAAARRLPLLATGGVTYATRSARPVADVFTCLRHHTTLDAAGCRLSRNDNRQVKSAAEMAALFPDLPEALANTSRLAERVTFSLRDLGYRFPEYPVPPGHTMPSFLRECAYAGCRERYSRITPRIRRQLEKELALITKLGFSGYFLIVWDICRFCREQHILVQGRGSAANSLVCYALRVTAVDPIKCRLLFERFLSEGRVGADGHPSWPDIDLDLPSGDLRERVIQEIYQRYAPRGASMTANVITYRGRSTIRELGKVLGFGDDALDRFSSLYANGDFPETLELKQQLGLAGIATQHPRAEALASLYGKVHGLPRHLGQHSGGMVICQGQLSSVVPLENASMPGRIVCQWDKDDCEDLGIVKVDFLGLGMMAVLQDTFALCAQREHPLELYQIPQNDRAVYRAMRAADTIGVFQIESRAQMATLPRFQPRTFYDVAMQVAIVRPGPIVGNLAHPLIRRRRREEQPDWIDPSVAAIVKPILKRTSGVILFQEQMLELSMKLAHFNGSEAEELRRAMGFTRHPERLDRALAKLCAALRAAGHNENVVRRVSESALSFAAYGFPESHAISFALLAYASTWLKLHHPAEFTASLLNNQPMGFYAPATILQDARRHGLKIRPVCVTASDWNCTVDDPATIRLGLRYVKGLRAASVEAMLAARRERAFHSLGDFLRRSPFAPPERRALAAVGALNTFAPHRRAALWQVEAAWSEHEALFKYAVDDEPDAELAGAAGANASFAGGGAGAASPLPPMSLPERLHADFAGLSLTVGTHPMALARPRLPELWRASDLLLGRDGERVTIGGAVICRQRPGTAKGFVFISLEDETGIANAVVLPQVFEQNRLVITQEPALRISGRLQHESGVIHIRAEAIAPLPEANLPTLASHDFR
- a CDS encoding S8 family serine peptidase; translation: MLRQLTAVLIVLCSLAAFANAAATDGGLRSASRALHHDRNILAKPRADALSQADRAERDEGLEIRQRFSSLGDLRVLRVAKGESVPDAIARLKATGRYEYVEPDYVMQADATVPNDTYFYTQWGLSNTGQLTGSIPGRDINATLGWDVIHDAPNVIVGLIDSGIRTDHLDLTPNLWQNPAPTFGDINGMSSMEGVRGVDLNDQTGHGSHVAGIICARGNNGLNVSGVAWRAQLMVLRNMNDEGNAYTSDSIACLNYAIAHGAKVINCSFGGTSYSSAFYTALKAARDAGVIVVCSAGNTGTDNEVAPHYPSNYLLDNIVAVGNSDASDLRASSSCYGARVDLFAPGTSIRSTYNNSSTGMATAGGTSMATPFVTGTIALLREQYPNDSYRDIINRLLRGAERVAELRDYALTGARLDLYGALMADPLPFNLNADHAATVTGTTFSLRASSATSATTIPTPTGEPTHIGSRPLWWRWTAPATGKYILNTVGSAVDTGLDVYTGTITTGTPASSTLTRIASNDDDGTSKTSSVSFTVNAGTTCYFVASLARGAAGYTQLNFAKVVANDDFENAAPLGGVSAQVTLDNSTASLQANEPKILDRAGLGSVWYKWTAPQSGRFQVSVYSFDFDPMLAIYTGSAIDQLTLVTANDDSADSSYINTDSLCTFQAVSGTTYYLKVQSRGTYLGTAVLSLVDSDWQFVTNSGIVTTSPAIAPDGTLYVGCGLADSRLVALNPDGTLKWSYATTSGMSIAPPAIGADGTIYQSTLDNEVLALTPTGTLKWKRSFASTPTGGIAIAADGTLYVQVFDGNLHALKPTDGTSKWTFATGTTTFASPVIAADGTIYQGSDVNRALYAINADGTQKWKYALDADTFSTPAIDAQGNIYFATYSNATLLSLTSAGTLRWSHIAATATNSLSSSPVLSADGKTVYIATSEGRLEAVNAASGVPVWAYQCADSILACTPAIDANGVIYVGAYDGKLYAITANGALRRIWATGSRIRSSPLIAGTSLYVGSYDFKLYAFDIGASAAGGSWPQARQNASRTGRAQATTLTASVYPASIYAALGNTTTLRAAATGDGPLTFQWYKDGQAITGATSARYVIASITAGDVGKYTVRVTGSQGTVTSAELPLSLPQADVTPRIANVSILSRSGSAAAPLTAGVVIGGGAAGSKLPLLMRASGPSLEKVLGVPGSLPDPVLRVLDAAANTIGYNAGWAGNPEIVRAGTAVYAFPFFSTTSLDAAVLQSLAPERYTVQVTGNAANSSGAALVEMYDTSTTFTSATPRIVNISARADVGGAAGILTAGFYISGSTPKRVLIRAIGPRLADLSVPGVLEDPILDVYRAGENAPFITCDNWDGTNNELISVTRNVWAFNLLAGSKDAALLLTLPAGGYTAVVRSAKENATGVALVEVYEAP